The region AGCGACCGAACGGTGACCATGCGTACCGTGAGCCTCGATTCCGGTCAAGGTTCGGACCACTTTCCGGCCGCCAAATCGGGGACGTGCCCGATAGCGGGCAGATTTCTTGCGTATCCGCGCGGCGCCCCGCAATATCGACGAGTGCTCGAACGCCGTAACCGCAGCGCTGAGGCGCCGCACGAAGACCTGGTGGACCACCTGGTGCGCAGCACGCCGCTGCAGCGCGGTGAGGCCGCCAGGGTGGTGCTCGATGTGCTGTCGTACTTCGACGAGACGACGGAGGAATTCGTCCGCCGGCGCCATCGGGAGCTGCAGTCCCACGGACTGCGCAACGACGAGATCTTCGAACGGATCCGCCACGAGATGCCGCACCGCGCCGTGGCCCCGCCCGATCTCTCGGCCCGCCAGCTGCGCCGCCTCGTCTACGGCTGACGGCCACGCCCGGGGCGCCGGGCGGCACGGACCATTTGCCACAACGTTCTTCTCGGAGGGTCACTTTATGTGCGGGATCGTCGGCTATATCGGCAAACGCGATGTTGCTCCGCTGCTTCTCGAAGGCCTGCAGCGCCTGGAGTACCGCGGCTACGACTCGGCGGGCATCGCCATCCACGCCAAGGGCACCGGCAAGGCCGCGGGCGGCCTGAAGACGGCCAAGGCCAAGGGCCGGGTCCGTGAGCTGGAGTCACGGCTGCCGAAGCGCTTCGCGGGCTCCACGGGCATCGCGCACACCCGCTGGGCCACCCACGGCGCGCCCACCGACGAGAACGCCCACCCGCACCACGACACCGAGGGCAAGGTCGCGGTCGTCCACAACGGCATCATCGACAACGCCGCCGACCTGCGCACCCGCCTGACCGCCGAGGGCGTCGTCTTCGCCTCCGAGACCGACACCGAGGTGCTGGCGCACCTGATCGGCCGCTCCACCGCCGAGAAGCTGGAGGAGCGGGTCCGCGAGGCGCTGCGGCACATCGAGGGCACGTACGGCATCGCCGTGCTGCACGCCGACTTCCCCGACCGCATCGTGGTCGCCCGCAACGGCTCCCCGGTCGTCCTCGGCATCGGCGAGCACGAGATGTTCGTCTCCTCCGACGTCGCCGCGCTCGTCTCGCACACCCGCCAGGTCGTCACCCTCGACGACGGCGAGATGGCCACCCTCAAGGCCGACGACTACCGCACGTACACCACCGAGGGCTCGCGGACCACGTCCGCTCCGGAGACCGTCGAGTACGCGGCCGAGTCGTACGACCTGGGCGGCCACGACACGTACATGCACAAGGAGATCTCCGAGCAGGCCGACGCGGTGGACCGCGCGCTGCGCGGGCGGATCGACGACCGCTTCTCCACCGTGCACCTCGGCGGCCTGAACCTCGACGCCCGTGAGGCGCGCGGGGTGCGCCGGGTGAAGATCCTGGGCTGCGGCACCTCGTACCACGCGGGCCAGATCGGCGCGCAGATGATCGAGGAGCTGGCCCGCATCCCCTCGGACGCCGAGCCGGCCTCCGAGTTCCGCTACCGCAACCCGGTCGTGGACCCCGACACGCTGTACGTCGCGGTCTCCCAGTCCGGCGAGACCTACGACGTGCTGGCGGCCGTCCAGGAGCTCAAGCGCAAGGGCGCCCGGGTGCTGGGCCTGGTCAACGTGGTCGGCTCGGCGATCGCCCGGGAGACCGACGGCGGTATCTACGTGCACGCAGGACCCGAGGTCTGCGTGGTCTCCACCAAGTGCTTCACCAACATGGTGGTCTCCTTCGCGCTGCTCGCCCTGCACCTCGGCCGGATCCGTGACCTGTCGGTCGCGGACGGCAAGCGGATCATCGAGGGCCTGCGCAAGCTGCCCGGCCAGATCGACGAGATCCTCAAGGGCGAGGAAGAGATCAAGAAGCTGTCGGCCGCCTACGCGGACGCCAAGTCGATGATGTTCATCGGCCGGGTGCGCGGCTACCCCGTGGCCCGTGAGGCCTCCCTGAAGCTCAAGGAGGTCTCCTACATCCACGCCGAGGCCTACCCGGCCTCCGAGCTCAAGCACGGCCCGCTGGCCCTCATCGAGCCCGCCATGCCGACCGTGGCGATCGTCCCCGACGACGACCTGCTGGAGAAGAACCGCGCCGCGCTGGAGGAGATCAAGGCCCGCAGCGGCCGCATCCTGGCCGTCGCGCACCAGGAGCAGGAGAAGGCCGACCACACCATCGTCGTGCCGAAGAACGAGCCCGAGCTGGACCCGATCCTCATGGGCATCCCGCTGCAACTGCTCGCCTACCACACGGCCCTGGCCCTCGGCCGGGACATCGACAAGCCCAGGAACCTGGCCAAGTCCGTCACAGTCGAATAACTCGGCCCAGCATCCTCGCCGAGTCAATGACCGTGAAGTGGTCCGGCCAAGACCACCGAAGCGACATTTGAGCACCCCCACGGCGAGCAACCCCCTCCGCGAAAGCGGCGCCGGTTCAGGCGCAAAAGGGGGCGCAAGAGCAGCGGCTCCGCGCGTGCCACCAGCGCGCGGAGCCCCCGCCTCCCCTGTGCCGGCGTCGCCCATACGCCGACAGGATGCCGCCGCCCCGGGAACCGTCACTTCCCGGACGACAGCACGAAGTTGCCGTGCGCGCGGCCGCCGGGCCCGTGATGCGGCGCGCCCACGTGACCGTTTTCTACCCCTCGCCGGCGCACAATTCACCTGCGCCCGCCGGGAGAAATGCGGCTGCGCACAATCCCCATGACGCCCCCTCAACTGTGCGCAACACGCGGAGAATTGATCACACGGGGACGCAAGGGAGGCGCGACGCGGCGCGTGGGCGGTCCGCGCCGGGAGGGGTCAGGGAATCACGATCACCGGGCGCTGCGCCCGGCGGGCCAGCCGGCCGGCCACCGAGCCGAAGATCCGGCCGACGATGCCGTGCGTGGAGCCGACCACGATCGCGTCGGCCTCGTACTCCCGGCCGACCTCCTCCAGCTCATGACAGATGTCGCCGCCGCGCTCCAC is a window of Streptomyces caniferus DNA encoding:
- the glmS gene encoding glutamine--fructose-6-phosphate transaminase (isomerizing); the encoded protein is MCGIVGYIGKRDVAPLLLEGLQRLEYRGYDSAGIAIHAKGTGKAAGGLKTAKAKGRVRELESRLPKRFAGSTGIAHTRWATHGAPTDENAHPHHDTEGKVAVVHNGIIDNAADLRTRLTAEGVVFASETDTEVLAHLIGRSTAEKLEERVREALRHIEGTYGIAVLHADFPDRIVVARNGSPVVLGIGEHEMFVSSDVAALVSHTRQVVTLDDGEMATLKADDYRTYTTEGSRTTSAPETVEYAAESYDLGGHDTYMHKEISEQADAVDRALRGRIDDRFSTVHLGGLNLDAREARGVRRVKILGCGTSYHAGQIGAQMIEELARIPSDAEPASEFRYRNPVVDPDTLYVAVSQSGETYDVLAAVQELKRKGARVLGLVNVVGSAIARETDGGIYVHAGPEVCVVSTKCFTNMVVSFALLALHLGRIRDLSVADGKRIIEGLRKLPGQIDEILKGEEEIKKLSAAYADAKSMMFIGRVRGYPVAREASLKLKEVSYIHAEAYPASELKHGPLALIEPAMPTVAIVPDDDLLEKNRAALEEIKARSGRILAVAHQEQEKADHTIVVPKNEPELDPILMGIPLQLLAYHTALALGRDIDKPRNLAKSVTVE